The following proteins are co-located in the Paenibacillus sp. FSL H8-0079 genome:
- a CDS encoding cysteine desulfurase family protein, translated as MKYFDYAATTPPHPDVIRTMAEIMETQFGNPSSIHGYGERAHQLLRRARSGCAAAIGVKPEEIVFTSGATESNNLAIKGAALRYQSRGRHIITTATEHASVYESFMQLQQWGWDVTLIPVNSDGVVDAQQVVDAIRPDTMLVSLMHVNNETGAIHPITEIGKQLKKKAPRVLFHVDGVQGFGKMKAIPAAWNADLYSLSAHKIRGPKGAGLLYVRSGVELTPLLSGGSQEQGLRAGTENVALLVGMAKAMRMAAEDQVDFARRTTVLRDRLMETVHSIPEFELNSRKEGAPHIVHFSYPGMKAEVALHTLEQLGVTISTQSACSSRSAEPSRALLAMGRDAACAAGGLRISLGDEHTEEDVALLEQALHQMVAQLRPLERRM; from the coding sequence TTGAAATATTTTGATTATGCTGCAACCACACCTCCCCATCCCGATGTGATTCGTACGATGGCCGAAATTATGGAGACACAATTCGGAAATCCGTCCTCCATTCACGGGTATGGAGAGCGTGCTCATCAATTGCTGCGTCGTGCTCGATCCGGATGTGCTGCGGCAATAGGTGTTAAGCCTGAAGAGATTGTATTTACTTCCGGTGCGACTGAGAGTAACAATCTCGCAATAAAAGGTGCGGCATTACGTTATCAGTCACGAGGCAGACACATCATAACAACGGCTACCGAGCATGCTTCGGTGTATGAAAGTTTTATGCAATTGCAGCAGTGGGGATGGGATGTAACGCTAATTCCTGTCAATTCCGATGGTGTGGTAGACGCTCAACAGGTTGTAGACGCGATCAGACCGGATACGATGCTTGTGAGTCTGATGCATGTAAATAATGAAACAGGAGCTATCCATCCGATTACAGAGATCGGCAAACAGCTTAAAAAGAAAGCACCACGCGTGCTTTTCCATGTGGATGGTGTTCAGGGCTTTGGGAAAATGAAGGCTATACCTGCCGCTTGGAATGCAGATTTGTACAGTCTGTCTGCTCACAAGATCCGTGGACCGAAGGGAGCAGGTCTCCTGTATGTGCGAAGTGGAGTGGAGCTTACGCCACTATTGTCAGGGGGATCACAGGAGCAGGGCCTAAGAGCAGGCACAGAGAACGTGGCTTTGCTGGTAGGCATGGCCAAGGCCATGCGAATGGCAGCAGAGGATCAGGTTGATTTTGCTCGGCGTACAACGGTGCTTCGTGATCGATTGATGGAAACGGTACATTCCATTCCTGAATTTGAATTGAACAGTCGCAAAGAGGGGGCCCCTCATATTGTGCACTTCTCCTATCCCGGGATGAAGGCAGAAGTGGCGCTGCACACGTTGGAGCAACTTGGCGTAACGATATCCACCCAATCGGCCTGTTCTTCGCGTTCGGCTGAACCGAGTCGGGCTCTACTCGCGATGGGCAGAGATGCAGCTTGTGCTGCTGGCGGATTGCGTATTAGTCTTGGAGATGAACATACAGAAGAAGATGTAGCCTTGCTTGAGCAGGCTTTACATCAGATGGTGGCGCAGTTGCGACCCCTTGAAAGGCGGATGTGA
- a CDS encoding TerC family protein — MELFSPTFWLALLNVVFIDLILAGDNAIVIGLAARNLHPSVQKKAILYGTGGALLIRILATVVVLWLLKVPWLLLVGGILLIWIAYKLLADQGDEHNDIQAGTSLWTAIRTIVIADAAMGLDNVIAVAGAAQQHLVLVILGLLISVPIIVWGSTLFIKLINHFPWIIYVGAIVLGYTASNMITEEQRLLPYFTEHPALRILFIVVVIAGVVFAGYRKRSSSSSNKGSGGEQQRSYS, encoded by the coding sequence ATGGAGCTATTTAGTCCCACATTCTGGCTGGCTTTGTTGAACGTTGTCTTTATTGATCTCATTCTGGCTGGAGATAATGCCATCGTCATTGGCCTTGCAGCTCGAAATTTGCATCCCTCCGTGCAGAAAAAGGCGATTCTATACGGAACCGGCGGCGCACTTCTGATTCGAATTTTGGCAACGGTTGTTGTTTTATGGTTGCTTAAGGTGCCTTGGCTCTTGCTTGTGGGAGGCATACTTCTGATCTGGATTGCCTATAAATTATTGGCTGATCAGGGGGATGAACACAATGATATTCAGGCGGGAACTTCCCTGTGGACCGCTATTCGAACCATCGTAATCGCGGATGCAGCCATGGGATTAGATAACGTGATTGCAGTCGCCGGAGCTGCGCAGCAGCATCTCGTGCTTGTCATTCTCGGACTCTTAATCAGCGTACCCATCATCGTCTGGGGTAGTACCCTGTTTATCAAGCTCATCAATCACTTCCCTTGGATCATCTATGTCGGAGCCATTGTTCTCGGGTATACAGCTTCCAATATGATTACTGAGGAGCAGCGACTCTTGCCTTACTTTACTGAACATCCGGCATTGCGCATTCTCTTCATCGTTGTTGTTATTGCAGGCGTAGTCTTTGCGGGTTATCGCAAACGCTCCAGTAGCTCCAGCAACAAGGGTTCTGGCGGGGAGCAGCAACGCTCCTACTCATAG
- a CDS encoding lytic transglycosylase domain-containing protein, producing MQIDPSGSRQLLELQLSNVNNQTNGSDPDAGSTVDFANMMDGLLGTGANSSSNTNSSATVSKRSSDGLLWLQLGSTYNPDIITAGSSSVSNNIAESLLSLSNTGIVDSGASVPTDYESLITEASAKYGVPESLIKAVIDTESNFDPNVVSSAGAKGLMQLMDGTAAGLGVSNSFDPAQNIDAGTKYLSLQLQRFGGEVKMALAAYNAGPGRVSRLGVSSDSELMSVLNRLPSETQNYISKVEKAQSKYVI from the coding sequence ATGCAGATTGATCCAAGCGGATCGCGGCAGTTGTTGGAACTGCAATTGTCCAATGTGAACAACCAAACCAATGGATCAGACCCGGATGCTGGTTCAACAGTGGATTTCGCCAACATGATGGACGGGCTGTTAGGCACGGGTGCCAATTCGTCAAGCAATACGAATTCCAGCGCCACAGTCTCCAAAAGATCCAGTGATGGTCTGTTGTGGCTGCAACTCGGAAGCACGTACAATCCGGATATAATTACTGCAGGATCGTCCTCTGTCTCCAATAACATCGCTGAGTCTTTATTATCTTTATCCAATACAGGAATCGTGGATTCCGGTGCATCTGTACCTACGGATTATGAATCATTGATTACAGAGGCAAGTGCCAAGTATGGTGTGCCTGAATCATTGATCAAGGCCGTCATTGACACAGAATCCAATTTTGACCCAAATGTAGTGTCCTCCGCAGGTGCCAAGGGGCTTATGCAATTAATGGATGGCACGGCTGCAGGGCTGGGTGTGAGTAATTCGTTTGATCCTGCCCAGAACATTGATGCAGGTACGAAGTATCTTTCCCTTCAGCTTCAGCGTTTCGGTGGAGAAGTGAAGATGGCGCTGGCTGCTTATAATGCAGGACCGGGTCGTGTTTCACGTCTGGGCGTGTCGAGTGATAGTGAACTGATGAGTGTACTTAACCGTCTGCCTTCAGAAACTCAGAATTATATTTCCAAGGTGGAAAAGGCACAGTCGAAATATGTGATCTAA
- a CDS encoding TerC family protein, translating to MDTLWLLTEILMINLVLSGDNAVVIALASKDLPPIQRKKAVWWGAFGAVLLRCVLTFVAVLLLGIPFIQAAGGLLLLWIAVKLLLQNDDEVHIREASTTWKAIQTILIADFVMSLDNVLAIAALADGDLALIVIGIAISIPIVVWGSGLIVGLLKRFPILVFVGSGILAFTAGEMVMKDPKLGEWLGGMASEVHTLLPAAMACLVVAVGGAHKFVRKNA from the coding sequence ATGGATACACTATGGCTGTTAACTGAGATTTTAATGATCAATCTGGTATTGAGTGGAGATAATGCGGTTGTTATTGCGCTTGCCAGCAAGGATCTGCCACCAATACAACGTAAAAAGGCGGTATGGTGGGGGGCTTTTGGTGCGGTACTGTTACGCTGCGTATTAACCTTCGTAGCAGTATTATTGCTGGGAATTCCCTTTATTCAGGCCGCAGGTGGTCTATTGTTACTCTGGATTGCAGTGAAGCTGCTGCTTCAAAATGATGATGAAGTACATATCCGAGAAGCTTCCACGACCTGGAAAGCCATTCAAACGATTCTGATTGCCGATTTTGTAATGAGTCTGGATAATGTCTTGGCCATAGCAGCATTGGCTGATGGAGATTTGGCTTTGATCGTCATCGGGATTGCGATCAGTATCCCTATTGTCGTATGGGGGAGTGGGTTAATTGTTGGTTTGTTGAAGCGATTTCCGATTCTGGTATTCGTCGGCTCAGGCATTCTGGCCTTCACAGCAGGTGAGATGGTAATGAAAGATCCAAAGTTAGGAGAATGGCTGGGAGGAATGGCATCAGAGGTGCATACGCTGCTACCCGCAGCAATGGCTTGTCTTGTGGTCGCGGTTGGTGGCGCGCATAAATTTGTGCGGAAGAACGCATAG
- a CDS encoding PLP-dependent aminotransferase family protein, translating into MSIPWSKMAQNTPSSVVRDMLQAAQAPGMISLAGGLPAQTSFPLEAIRVAYEKVFMSGAAALQYAETEGYRPLRAKIAERLESKGIPASPDHMLLTTGSQQSIDLVCRILLDPGDRVLVESPTYLAALQVIHSYQAESHGVACDDHGMLPESLEEQLQLHRPKLVYINPTFSNPTGKVWSRERRQQAVDLCHKYGVLILEDDPYGEIRFNPEQLDVPALAELDAVSYDGPSNVIYTSTFSKTVAPGLRTGWILAAPDIVKMAARAKQGADLHSSSIDQRALHALLESFDLDAHIRHISEDYEKRMKTLTTLMAAKAWEGISWNSPQGGMFLWLQLPEGMLASNLFTYGIQEKVCIVPGDSFYAGTPELNRMRINFTHTDPELLPEAVERMDRAIQRWHASLTSDSVVTL; encoded by the coding sequence ATGAGTATCCCTTGGTCCAAAATGGCACAAAACACCCCGTCCTCTGTCGTTCGCGACATGCTCCAGGCCGCTCAGGCACCTGGAATGATCTCACTAGCCGGTGGATTACCAGCGCAGACTTCATTCCCGCTGGAAGCTATCCGCGTTGCATATGAAAAAGTATTTATGAGCGGAGCAGCCGCTCTTCAATATGCGGAGACTGAAGGTTACCGTCCTCTCCGCGCCAAAATCGCCGAGCGTCTTGAATCCAAGGGCATTCCCGCTTCACCCGACCATATGCTCCTCACGACGGGTTCACAACAATCCATCGACCTGGTCTGTCGTATCCTTCTTGATCCGGGTGACCGCGTACTGGTTGAATCACCTACCTACCTCGCTGCCCTGCAAGTTATTCATTCCTATCAAGCTGAATCTCACGGCGTAGCCTGTGATGATCACGGCATGTTGCCTGAGTCTCTGGAGGAACAGCTCCAGCTACATCGTCCAAAGCTCGTCTATATCAACCCAACGTTCTCCAATCCTACGGGTAAAGTATGGTCACGAGAAAGAAGACAGCAGGCTGTGGATCTGTGCCACAAGTATGGTGTACTCATTCTGGAAGATGATCCCTATGGTGAAATTCGGTTTAATCCGGAGCAATTGGATGTCCCTGCTCTTGCAGAACTGGATGCAGTATCCTATGACGGCCCTTCCAACGTTATCTACACCAGTACATTCTCCAAAACGGTAGCACCTGGCCTTCGTACGGGATGGATTCTGGCCGCTCCCGATATTGTCAAAATGGCAGCACGGGCTAAACAGGGTGCAGACTTGCATTCCAGCAGTATCGACCAAAGAGCTCTTCACGCACTGCTTGAATCCTTCGATTTGGATGCGCATATCCGCCATATTTCAGAGGATTACGAAAAACGCATGAAAACACTGACGACTCTTATGGCAGCCAAAGCATGGGAAGGCATCTCGTGGAATTCACCCCAAGGTGGCATGTTCTTGTGGCTGCAATTGCCTGAAGGCATGCTTGCAAGCAATCTGTTCACTTACGGTATTCAGGAGAAAGTGTGCATTGTGCCAGGTGATTCCTTCTATGCGGGTACACCGGAGCTCAACCGCATGCGGATCAACTTCACGCATACAGATCCCGAGCTACTCCCGGAGGCTGTAGAACGAATGGATCGCGCCATTCAACGCTGGCATGCTTCGTTAACATCGGATAGTGTCGTTACACTGTAA
- the thiI gene encoding tRNA uracil 4-sulfurtransferase ThiI, translating into MKYDMLLLRFGEFMLKGKNRARFEKTIITQVKALLKPYPGASLRKEYGRVYVDLGGESHTELIKVLKRVFGVMSISPVKVTPSELDEIVKTAVAFMDERQDEFKEGTTFKVNVRRVWKEFPNSSHEMNHLVGSPILRKFQQLSVDVRQPDIELRVEIRDQGTYIFNETIPAVGGFPLGTNGKAMVLLSGGIDSPVAAWSSMRRGLEVECVHFYSYPFTSERAKEKVIDLARALADHAGTIKLHLVPFTEIQTAFTQLGQDNLIITLMRRSMLRIASKLAERERALALITGDSLGQVASQTLPSMNVIGRATDLPLLRPLVMMDKQEIITLSKQIGTYDISILPYEDCCTLFVPKSPSTNPNLRIVDKIESTMSQLPEWLDQAVEQTETITLHAGETSMVSNQTGDNGLKDDWF; encoded by the coding sequence ATGAAATATGATATGCTGCTTCTCCGTTTCGGAGAGTTTATGTTAAAAGGGAAGAATCGTGCACGATTTGAAAAAACAATCATTACACAGGTGAAAGCTTTGCTTAAACCTTATCCAGGAGCGAGCCTTCGCAAAGAATATGGCCGTGTCTATGTGGATCTTGGCGGTGAATCACATACTGAACTGATTAAGGTACTGAAGCGGGTATTCGGTGTGATGTCGATTAGTCCGGTTAAAGTCACCCCATCCGAGCTTGATGAGATTGTGAAAACAGCAGTCGCGTTTATGGACGAAAGACAAGACGAATTTAAGGAAGGCACCACATTCAAGGTAAATGTAAGGCGAGTATGGAAAGAGTTCCCGAACTCTTCGCATGAAATGAATCATCTGGTTGGTTCCCCGATCCTACGGAAGTTTCAGCAACTGAGTGTTGATGTTCGTCAACCTGATATTGAACTTCGAGTGGAAATTCGGGATCAGGGCACCTATATTTTCAACGAAACCATTCCAGCAGTAGGAGGTTTCCCGCTGGGTACGAATGGAAAAGCGATGGTACTGCTGTCAGGTGGAATAGATAGTCCCGTTGCAGCATGGTCTTCCATGCGCCGTGGACTGGAAGTGGAATGTGTCCATTTCTACAGCTACCCGTTCACAAGCGAGCGTGCCAAAGAGAAAGTCATTGATTTGGCGCGTGCCCTTGCTGATCATGCAGGAACAATCAAGCTGCATCTGGTTCCATTTACAGAGATTCAAACGGCATTTACCCAACTGGGTCAGGATAACCTGATCATTACCTTGATGAGACGTTCAATGCTGCGAATTGCCTCCAAACTTGCCGAGCGTGAGCGTGCACTTGCATTGATTACCGGAGATAGCCTGGGCCAAGTAGCGAGTCAGACTCTTCCGAGTATGAATGTCATTGGTCGTGCGACGGATCTGCCGCTGCTGCGGCCACTGGTTATGATGGATAAGCAGGAGATCATCACCCTGTCCAAACAGATCGGAACGTATGACATATCTATTTTGCCATATGAGGATTGCTGTACTCTCTTCGTGCCAAAGTCACCTTCAACCAATCCAAATCTTCGAATTGTGGATAAAATAGAATCAACAATGAGCCAGTTGCCCGAATGGCTGGATCAGGCAGTAGAGCAGACAGAAACGATCACACTTCATGCCGGTGAAACTTCCATGGTATCCAATCAGACAGGTGATAATGGATTGAAGGATGATTGGTTCTAA
- a CDS encoding DUF1540 domain-containing protein has protein sequence MSQDKPIVKCSVSNCNFWGENNFCQADAIMIDIDQHATRRLHEEFAGETFDSDHHDHARTSSATCCHTFKPK, from the coding sequence ATGAGCCAAGACAAACCAATAGTCAAATGCAGCGTCTCCAACTGCAACTTCTGGGGAGAAAACAACTTCTGCCAAGCTGATGCCATCATGATTGACATTGATCAACATGCCACCCGTCGTCTGCATGAGGAATTTGCCGGTGAGACATTTGACTCCGATCACCATGATCATGCACGTACATCCTCAGCAACATGCTGTCACACGTTCAAACCCAAGTGA
- a CDS encoding S8 family peptidase, whose amino-acid sequence MSRPKWINWALAAGAGALALTLLLPTSNRPEPKPGALPDSAHEEHTNKQRLKVQDVKATDLLTRMDAKQHLSIMLEKTSTMNDTQISRYVNDLQSSHGHIKSIHLMDTNGSLGKPFDQASPQGSKLERQKLDHALNLAKKAVNKRQSFESSSFPLGKEKYFVMGQPSKDGKRAVIALFSQNVLNAVEQHQRKNLRMIPYPREGKFKIESVHPDTLNEITVKTGHDNANASHFYENEIVIRFRQDPGERDMRIIKSDLRAQSARKLGYTYVFRSEHMNYKQLHSYFEGKWNPLYMEPHYMYLTNDTTAEQTDVTIPNDILFSDYQWNLPAIETNRGWNITKGNKDVIVAVVDTGVDMNHPDLKGKLLEGYNVVEPGSQPMDDVGHGTHVAGIIGAIVNNNEGVAGMSWYNKVLPVKVLDNSGSGTTYAVAEGIIWAADHGAKVINMSLGNYADAQFLHDAIKYAFDRDIVLIAATGNDNTERPGYPAAYPEVFAVSATDPDMSKASYSNYGDYVDVMAPGSSIASTYPDNQYAALSGTSMASPHVAALAGLIRSLNPDLTNTEVMDLMRQSVIDLGDPGHDKYFGYGQIDVYKALQAASGNSAPLQFWPQHVRQQMDNTMKKYTQ is encoded by the coding sequence ATGTCCAGACCGAAATGGATTAACTGGGCCCTTGCAGCTGGTGCGGGAGCACTCGCCCTGACACTCCTGCTTCCAACATCCAATCGTCCCGAACCTAAGCCAGGTGCCCTGCCTGATTCAGCTCATGAAGAGCACACGAACAAGCAGCGTCTGAAAGTGCAGGATGTCAAAGCAACAGATCTCCTGACTCGCATGGATGCCAAGCAACATCTCAGTATCATGCTGGAGAAAACCTCAACAATGAATGACACACAGATTAGTCGATACGTGAATGATCTCCAAAGTTCACATGGACATATCAAATCCATTCATCTTATGGATACCAATGGCTCATTGGGCAAGCCATTTGATCAGGCATCCCCGCAAGGCAGCAAGCTAGAACGACAGAAGCTTGATCATGCGCTGAACCTTGCCAAAAAAGCAGTAAACAAACGTCAAAGCTTCGAATCCTCTTCTTTTCCTTTGGGAAAAGAAAAATATTTTGTAATGGGGCAACCCTCGAAAGATGGTAAAAGAGCTGTGATTGCCTTGTTTAGCCAGAACGTATTGAATGCTGTTGAACAACATCAGCGCAAAAATCTGCGCATGATCCCTTATCCGCGTGAAGGCAAATTTAAAATTGAGTCAGTTCACCCGGATACGCTGAACGAAATCACGGTGAAAACCGGGCATGATAATGCCAATGCCAGTCATTTCTACGAAAATGAAATCGTCATCCGTTTTCGGCAAGATCCCGGTGAACGGGATATGCGTATCATTAAATCTGATCTAAGAGCGCAATCTGCGCGTAAGCTGGGATACACGTATGTTTTTCGGTCAGAACACATGAATTACAAGCAATTGCATAGCTATTTCGAAGGTAAATGGAATCCACTCTATATGGAACCCCACTACATGTATTTAACCAATGACACCACAGCTGAACAAACCGATGTAACGATCCCCAACGACATTTTGTTCTCCGATTATCAGTGGAACTTGCCTGCGATAGAGACGAACAGAGGTTGGAATATTACAAAGGGAAACAAAGATGTCATCGTTGCAGTGGTCGACACGGGTGTGGATATGAATCACCCTGACCTGAAGGGCAAGCTCCTTGAGGGTTATAATGTGGTCGAACCGGGAAGCCAACCAATGGATGATGTGGGACATGGCACACACGTCGCAGGCATTATCGGCGCCATTGTCAACAATAATGAAGGCGTGGCGGGCATGAGCTGGTATAACAAGGTACTGCCGGTTAAAGTGCTCGACAACTCGGGGTCTGGAACCACGTATGCCGTTGCCGAAGGTATCATCTGGGCAGCCGATCATGGAGCCAAAGTCATCAATATGAGTCTCGGCAACTATGCTGATGCGCAATTTCTTCATGATGCCATTAAATATGCTTTTGACCGCGATATCGTGTTGATTGCAGCCACGGGGAACGATAATACCGAGCGTCCTGGCTACCCTGCTGCCTATCCGGAAGTATTTGCCGTATCTGCTACGGACCCGGATATGAGCAAAGCATCCTATTCCAACTACGGGGATTATGTGGATGTGATGGCCCCGGGGTCCAGTATTGCAAGTACGTACCCGGACAATCAGTATGCAGCGTTGTCTGGTACATCCATGGCTAGCCCACATGTAGCCGCGCTTGCAGGGTTGATTCGTTCCTTGAACCCGGACTTAACCAACACGGAAGTCATGGATCTGATGCGCCAAAGTGTCATCGACCTCGGCGATCCGGGCCACGATAAGTATTTCGGCTATGGGCAGATCGATGTCTATAAAGCACTGCAAGCCGCATCAGGCAACAGCGCTCCTCTGCAGTTTTGGCCCCAGCATGTCAGACAACAAATGGATAATACGATGAAAAAGTATACCCAGTAG
- a CDS encoding YpuI family protein, with the protein MSAANVQKTCESTREKLKPAIDRIEKFLNENALPELDQNQTEESTAFYKGFLSDLRHLLVFSEVSYEKLGVVLRRANFDVDFAEKALYNTYHQCVNSFFYPKNECYSEDGRYAYTGQDAIRFRDKPIRAVRDVILEVSKTYEELRDDLAYYESDYLTQRRMQNQRNHA; encoded by the coding sequence ATGTCAGCAGCCAATGTACAGAAAACATGTGAGTCAACTAGGGAAAAGTTAAAACCGGCTATCGATCGGATTGAAAAATTTTTGAATGAAAATGCCTTGCCTGAACTGGATCAGAATCAGACGGAAGAATCAACAGCCTTCTACAAAGGATTTCTTTCAGATCTCCGTCATTTGCTTGTTTTTTCTGAAGTTTCTTACGAAAAACTTGGCGTTGTGCTGCGTCGTGCCAACTTTGATGTCGATTTTGCCGAAAAGGCTCTTTATAATACGTATCACCAATGCGTAAATAGCTTTTTCTATCCGAAAAATGAATGTTATTCCGAAGACGGAAGATACGCTTACACAGGACAAGACGCCATTCGTTTCCGTGACAAGCCAATCCGTGCAGTACGGGATGTCATTCTTGAGGTTTCCAAAACGTACGAAGAATTGCGCGATGATCTGGCATATTATGAAAGTGACTACTTGACTCAGCGCCGTATGCAAAATCAACGTAATCACGCTTAA
- a CDS encoding PLP-dependent aminotransferase family protein, whose translation MHIELKRGSSTKLYVQIALTIADRIRSGLIEPGTRLPSVRKMTTDLGVSLVTVSKAYAELEAIQLITCSQGKGCYVRGALHTDQREDVDRAQRKNSNSESSTPWNWQMALVDYLPRAQLWRHFDTSPQVRYELHMSAIQPELLPTREIIDSAYRLSSDHAERMAAYGSFQGDRELRQIFAEHFAERGLQVAPERMLITSGAQQGIDLVARTFVGPGDVVYMEAPSYTGAIDVFTSRGAKIITVPMDDEGMRIDLLTRLCDTYPPKLIYTIPTYHNPTGITMSARRRAQLLNLAQSYHCLILEDDPFADLYFRDPPPASIKSMDGTGHVVYIKSFSKVLSPGCRIACAIADGSVLTRLVAAKSTADLGSPLLTQKALQSFIQNQYGAYVSRLRDELYSRLCAASEVLEEHATKDIHWRLPEGGLNLWLQLPSSLDMRELHHQSLAAGVSFLPGSACYVGETDTSSLRICFTVTSVELLCEGLRVLCGVIDRVTPQQGGAVADRLPLI comes from the coding sequence ATGCATATCGAATTAAAAAGGGGAAGCAGTACCAAATTGTACGTGCAAATTGCGCTAACGATTGCGGACCGTATCAGATCAGGACTGATTGAACCCGGAACCCGACTTCCTTCTGTTCGTAAAATGACCACGGATCTGGGTGTCAGCCTGGTCACCGTATCGAAGGCCTATGCTGAACTCGAAGCGATTCAATTGATTACCTGCTCCCAGGGTAAAGGTTGTTATGTCAGAGGGGCGTTACACACGGATCAGAGGGAGGATGTGGACCGAGCGCAGCGGAAAAATAGCAATAGTGAATCCAGTACGCCATGGAATTGGCAGATGGCACTGGTAGATTATTTACCGCGAGCACAGCTCTGGAGACATTTTGATACGTCACCTCAAGTACGTTATGAACTTCATATGTCAGCGATTCAGCCTGAACTGTTACCTACACGCGAGATTATTGACAGTGCCTACCGGCTTTCCTCAGATCATGCAGAGCGTATGGCGGCGTATGGATCTTTTCAGGGAGATCGGGAACTTAGACAGATTTTTGCGGAACATTTTGCCGAGCGTGGCCTACAGGTGGCACCTGAACGCATGCTAATTACAAGCGGTGCTCAACAGGGAATTGATCTTGTGGCACGGACTTTTGTTGGACCCGGGGATGTCGTGTATATGGAGGCGCCAAGCTATACTGGAGCCATTGATGTGTTTACAAGCAGAGGTGCCAAGATCATTACGGTTCCGATGGACGACGAAGGTATGCGTATTGATCTGTTAACCCGCTTATGTGACACCTATCCGCCCAAGCTGATCTATACGATCCCGACCTATCACAATCCGACTGGTATTACGATGAGTGCAAGAAGGCGAGCACAACTTCTGAATCTTGCGCAAAGTTACCACTGCCTCATTCTGGAGGATGACCCGTTTGCCGATCTTTATTTTCGTGATCCTCCCCCGGCTTCCATTAAATCCATGGATGGCACAGGTCATGTGGTGTACATCAAAAGCTTCAGCAAGGTGCTGTCTCCCGGTTGCCGTATAGCCTGCGCCATTGCAGACGGAAGCGTACTGACCCGGCTTGTGGCTGCGAAATCTACGGCAGATTTGGGGAGCCCACTGCTTACACAGAAGGCATTGCAATCCTTTATTCAGAATCAGTATGGGGCCTATGTATCCCGCTTGAGGGATGAATTGTATTCTCGTTTGTGTGCGGCATCTGAAGTGTTGGAAGAGCATGCTACTAAGGATATACACTGGCGCTTGCCAGAGGGAGGACTTAATCTGTGGCTTCAACTTCCGAGTAGCCTGGATATGCGTGAACTGCATCATCAGTCACTTGCCGCAGGGGTCTCATTCCTCCCAGGTTCCGCCTGTTATGTGGGGGAGACGGATACTTCCAGTCTGCGCATCTGCTTCACGGTAACGAGCGTCGAGCTTTTGTGTGAAGGGCTTCGTGTACTTTGCGGAGTCATTGACAGAGTAACACCTCAGCAGGGTGGGGCAGTTGCGGACAGGCTACCGCTCATATAA